A DNA window from Ornithinimicrobium humiphilum contains the following coding sequences:
- a CDS encoding riboflavin synthase, translating into MFTGIVEELGTLTARTDGSDGDSCVLEVHAPTVAADARHGESIAVDGVCLTVTGSSPQGFTADVMAETLARTTLGRLRPGDPVNLERALRADGRLGGHVVQGHVDGTTTVLSREPGERWEVVTFALPPTLRRYVVLKGSVALDGVSLTVSGRTDETFAVSLIPTTLALTTLGRRRPGEEVNVEVDVLAKYVESMLADGLVPETVAIGRREG; encoded by the coding sequence ATGTTCACCGGCATCGTCGAAGAGCTCGGCACCCTGACCGCCCGCACCGACGGGTCGGACGGCGACTCCTGCGTGCTGGAGGTGCACGCCCCCACGGTCGCCGCCGACGCGCGGCACGGCGAATCGATCGCCGTAGACGGGGTCTGCCTGACCGTCACCGGCAGCAGTCCCCAGGGCTTCACGGCCGACGTCATGGCCGAGACGCTGGCCCGCACCACGCTCGGCCGGCTGCGGCCCGGCGACCCCGTCAACCTCGAGCGCGCCCTCCGCGCCGACGGCCGGCTGGGCGGCCACGTCGTCCAGGGTCACGTCGACGGGACGACGACCGTGCTCTCCCGCGAGCCGGGGGAGCGGTGGGAGGTCGTGACCTTCGCGCTGCCGCCCACGCTGCGCCGCTACGTCGTGCTCAAGGGCTCGGTCGCCCTCGACGGCGTCTCCCTCACCGTCTCCGGTCGGACCGACGAGACCTTCGCGGTCAGCCTCATCCCGACCACCCTGGCGCTGACGACGCTGGGGAGGCGGCGGCCGGGGGAGGAGGTCAACGTCGAGGTGGACGTGCTGGCGAAGTACGTCGAGTCGATGCTCGCCGACGGGCTCGTGCCGGAGACCGTCGCCATCGGGCGGAGGGAGGGGTGA
- the ribD gene encoding bifunctional diaminohydroxyphosphoribosylaminopyrimidine deaminase/5-amino-6-(5-phosphoribosylamino)uracil reductase RibD, translating to MTSTDHYLDRAVARARLGPARDRNPRVGCVLVAPDGEIVGEGHHRGAGTPHAEVAAIAAAGGRARGATAYVTLEPCAHHGRTPPCTQALLEAGVAAVVYAVPEPTASATGGAARLTRAGVAVEQHPHAASYALVADWARAAALGRPHVTWKIAGSLDGRVAAADGTSRWISSPESRADAHALRARVDAIVVGTGTALADDPALTARTPEGHELATQPLRVVVGRRELPAGARLRGGPSPVLHLRTHDPREVLRVLVEHGARTVLLEGGPTLAGAFWAAGCVDEVLSYVAPVLLGSGAPAVPDLGVGTLADAPRLRLVDVARVGPDVRLRLVPAGAASEPGPASLLPTTTRSLQED from the coding sequence GTGACGAGCACCGACCACTACCTGGACCGAGCGGTCGCCCGCGCCCGCCTGGGCCCGGCCCGCGACCGCAACCCTCGCGTCGGGTGCGTCCTGGTCGCCCCCGACGGCGAGATCGTCGGGGAGGGTCACCACCGCGGCGCGGGCACCCCGCACGCCGAGGTCGCCGCGATCGCCGCGGCCGGCGGGCGGGCCCGGGGCGCCACCGCCTACGTGACCCTCGAGCCGTGCGCGCACCACGGCCGGACGCCGCCCTGCACGCAGGCCCTCCTCGAGGCGGGCGTCGCCGCGGTCGTGTATGCCGTGCCCGAGCCGACCGCGTCCGCCACCGGGGGTGCCGCCCGGCTGACGAGAGCCGGGGTGGCCGTCGAGCAGCACCCGCACGCCGCCTCCTACGCCCTCGTCGCCGACTGGGCCCGGGCCGCCGCGCTGGGCCGCCCCCACGTGACCTGGAAGATCGCGGGCTCCCTCGACGGCAGGGTCGCCGCGGCCGACGGGACCAGCCGCTGGATCTCCTCGCCCGAGTCCCGCGCCGACGCCCACGCCCTGCGTGCCCGGGTCGACGCGATCGTCGTCGGCACCGGCACCGCCCTCGCGGACGATCCCGCCCTGACCGCCCGCACGCCGGAGGGGCACGAGCTGGCCACCCAGCCGCTGCGCGTGGTGGTCGGGCGTCGCGAGCTTCCCGCCGGCGCCCGCCTCCGTGGCGGCCCGTCCCCGGTGCTGCACCTGCGCACGCACGACCCCCGGGAGGTGCTGCGTGTGCTGGTGGAGCACGGTGCGCGCACCGTGCTCCTGGAGGGCGGGCCCACCCTGGCCGGCGCCTTCTGGGCCGCCGGCTGCGTCGACGAGGTCCTGTCCTACGTCGCGCCCGTGCTGCTCGGGAGCGGCGCCCCGGCCGTCCCCGACCTCGGCGTCGGCACCCTCGCCGACGCACCCCGGCTGCGCCTCGTCGACGTGGCGCGCGTCGGGCCCGACGTCCGGCTGCGCCTGGTCCCCGCCGGCGCCGCCTCGGAGCCCGGCCCGGCCTCCCTGCTTCCCACCACCACCCGCTCCCTCCAGGAGGACTGA
- a CDS encoding S1C family serine protease, which translates to MTTYPSQQQNVPAPTPQPRAGRRWADIGIASILSALLATGGTYAVVTATDGDAGQTGSTAAQTTDAGGQTSDAVEDGAATGTPASFTTDAEWAAVAEAVGPSVVSIEVAGFSGSGSGSGVVWDAEGHVITNAHVVEGAQEVQVVLADGRRYEATVAGSDPSSDLAVLSLADAPDDLSPIAVGDDAALRVGDPVMAVGNPLGLSGTVTTGIVSALDRPVTTEAVNAQTGIPEAVVTNAIQTSAAINPGNSGGALVNAAGELVGINSSIASIASPGQSQAGSIGIGFAIPAGKVRLIADQLIETGRAEHAFLGVGLADGSAEVDGAVRTGALVRQVEPGSPAAGAGLQDGDLITAIDGEHVTSSLALVGQIRERGTGEEAELEYVRDGELATVSVTLDTRPDEQP; encoded by the coding sequence ATGACCACGTACCCGTCCCAGCAGCAGAACGTCCCCGCGCCCACGCCGCAGCCCCGTGCAGGACGGCGCTGGGCCGACATCGGCATCGCCAGCATCCTGTCGGCCCTGCTCGCCACGGGCGGGACCTACGCCGTGGTGACCGCGACCGACGGGGACGCGGGCCAGACCGGCAGCACCGCCGCGCAGACCACCGACGCCGGCGGGCAGACGAGCGACGCGGTCGAAGACGGTGCCGCGACCGGGACGCCGGCCAGCTTCACCACCGACGCCGAGTGGGCCGCCGTCGCCGAGGCCGTCGGGCCCAGCGTGGTCTCGATCGAGGTCGCGGGCTTCAGCGGCTCGGGCTCGGGCTCGGGCGTGGTCTGGGACGCCGAGGGCCACGTGATCACCAACGCGCACGTCGTGGAGGGCGCCCAGGAGGTCCAGGTGGTGCTCGCCGACGGCCGCCGCTACGAGGCCACCGTGGCCGGCAGCGACCCCTCCAGCGACCTCGCCGTCCTATCGCTGGCCGACGCGCCGGACGACCTGTCCCCCATCGCGGTCGGCGACGACGCGGCCCTGCGGGTGGGCGACCCCGTGATGGCCGTGGGCAACCCCCTGGGCCTGTCGGGCACCGTCACCACCGGGATCGTCAGCGCGCTGGACCGCCCGGTGACCACCGAGGCCGTCAACGCGCAGACCGGCATCCCCGAGGCGGTCGTCACCAACGCCATCCAGACCTCGGCCGCGATCAACCCCGGCAACTCCGGCGGGGCCCTGGTCAACGCCGCCGGCGAGCTCGTGGGCATCAACTCCTCGATCGCCTCCATCGCCTCCCCGGGCCAGAGCCAGGCCGGCTCGATCGGGATCGGCTTCGCGATCCCGGCCGGCAAGGTGCGGCTCATCGCCGACCAGCTCATCGAGACCGGGCGGGCCGAGCACGCCTTCCTCGGCGTCGGTCTCGCCGACGGCTCGGCCGAGGTCGACGGCGCGGTGCGCACCGGCGCGCTGGTCCGCCAGGTCGAGCCCGGCTCCCCCGCCGCCGGGGCGGGGCTGCAGGACGGCGACCTCATCACCGCGATCGACGGCGAGCACGTGACCTCCAGCCTGGCCCTGGTCGGCCAGATCCGCGAGCGCGGCACCGGGGAGGAGGCCGAGCTGGAGTACGTCCGCGACGGCGAGCTGGCCACGGTCTCGGTCACCCTCGACACGCGCCCGGACGAGCAGCCCTGA
- a CDS encoding response regulator transcription factor, producing the protein MSTTPPTEPEATLLVVEDETNIRELLTTSLRFAGFEVHAAPDGRTALELAAKHDVDLAVLDIMLPDIDGFQITRTLRDAGRDMPILFLTAKDSLDDKVKGLTVGGDDYVTKPFSLEEVVARIRAVLRRTRVVPEEDDHVLRVADLELDEDSHEVRRAGKVIEVSPTEFKLLRYLMLNPGRVLSKAQILDHVWDYDFRGEMNIVESYISYLRRKIDVVGEPLIHTKRGVGYVLRAPRD; encoded by the coding sequence ATGAGCACGACTCCCCCCACCGAGCCCGAGGCCACCCTGCTGGTGGTCGAGGACGAGACCAACATCCGCGAGCTGCTCACCACGAGCCTGCGGTTCGCGGGGTTCGAGGTGCACGCCGCGCCCGACGGCCGCACCGCCCTGGAGCTGGCGGCCAAGCACGACGTCGACCTCGCCGTGCTCGACATCATGCTCCCGGACATCGACGGCTTCCAGATCACGCGGACGCTGCGCGACGCCGGCCGCGACATGCCGATCCTCTTCCTCACCGCCAAGGACTCCCTCGACGACAAGGTCAAGGGTCTGACGGTCGGCGGCGACGACTACGTCACCAAACCCTTCAGCCTCGAGGAGGTCGTGGCCCGCATCCGCGCGGTCCTGCGCCGCACCCGCGTGGTGCCGGAGGAGGACGACCACGTGCTGCGTGTCGCCGACCTCGAGCTCGACGAGGACAGCCACGAGGTGCGCCGGGCCGGCAAGGTCATCGAGGTCTCCCCGACCGAGTTCAAGCTCCTGCGCTACCTCATGCTCAACCCGGGCCGGGTGCTGTCCAAGGCGCAGATCCTCGACCACGTCTGGGACTACGACTTCCGCGGCGAGATGAACATCGTGGAGTCCTACATCTCCTACCTGCGCCGCAAGATCGACGTCGTCGGCGAGCCCCTCATCCACACCAAGCGGGGCGTCGGCTACGTGCTGCGCGCCCCGCGCGACTGA
- a CDS encoding sensor histidine kinase, which yields MTFLRRLRSTAYQRLHNMSLTRRLVAVVVLMVMAAYLLTISVTMTMLRSYLVDRADDDLQAYLEPLAASTVTQLLGRSGQEQPVFIPPNNYYIVFLPAYDTLPARDLVLPYQQITQSRPDVDREAVDAQPLREPFTVDAEQGDGQWRVAALRFYDSQGREAGTIVVGLPLSGVDETVRQLGLIMAAIGVATLVMVGVLGWFAVRRAFRPLTRIEDTAAAIAAGDLSRRVPPRDAHDEVGSLSESINRMLAQIEHSFAVREASEQRMRDFVADASHELRTPLATVRGYAELYRVGAVAPDDVGGAMKRIEDEASRMTGLVEDLLTLTRLDSEPAMSPTRVDLTVLASDVVQDARVRAPDRQVSLRAVEGGRGDRLPVVVGEDGGLRQVLTNLVANALTHTPAGTPVEVAVGTLDDQVVVEVRDHGPGLDPEAAERVFERFYRADRSRSRQSGGTGLGLPIAAAIVARHGGTVRHVPTPGGGATFQVRLPAAPPRTETEPEVDDAEDAEDAEEQGTDRR from the coding sequence GTGACCTTCCTCCGCCGCCTGCGCAGCACGGCCTACCAGCGGCTGCACAACATGTCGCTGACGCGGCGGCTCGTCGCCGTCGTCGTGCTCATGGTGATGGCGGCCTACCTGCTGACCATCTCGGTGACGATGACGATGCTGCGCAGCTATCTCGTCGACCGCGCCGACGACGACCTCCAGGCCTACCTCGAGCCGCTGGCGGCGAGCACCGTCACCCAGCTGCTGGGCAGGTCGGGCCAGGAGCAGCCGGTCTTCATCCCGCCGAACAACTACTACATCGTCTTCCTCCCCGCCTACGACACGCTGCCCGCGCGCGACCTCGTGCTGCCCTACCAGCAGATCACCCAGAGCCGCCCCGACGTCGACCGCGAGGCGGTGGACGCCCAGCCCCTGCGGGAGCCGTTCACGGTCGACGCCGAGCAGGGGGACGGCCAGTGGCGGGTCGCGGCGCTGCGCTTCTACGACAGCCAGGGCCGGGAGGCGGGCACGATCGTCGTCGGGCTCCCGCTCAGCGGGGTGGACGAGACCGTCCGGCAGCTCGGCCTCATCATGGCCGCCATCGGGGTCGCGACGCTGGTCATGGTCGGGGTGCTCGGCTGGTTCGCGGTGCGTCGCGCCTTCCGCCCGCTCACCCGGATCGAGGACACCGCGGCGGCGATCGCGGCGGGCGACCTGTCCCGCCGCGTCCCGCCCCGCGACGCCCACGACGAGGTCGGCTCCCTGTCGGAGTCGATCAACCGGATGCTCGCCCAGATCGAGCACTCCTTCGCCGTCCGCGAGGCCTCCGAGCAGCGGATGCGCGACTTCGTCGCCGACGCGTCCCACGAGCTGCGGACCCCGCTGGCCACGGTGCGGGGGTATGCCGAGCTCTACCGGGTGGGCGCGGTGGCACCGGACGACGTGGGCGGGGCGATGAAGCGCATCGAGGACGAGGCGAGCCGGATGACGGGCCTCGTCGAGGACCTCCTGACCCTCACCCGGCTGGACTCCGAGCCGGCCATGTCACCGACCCGGGTCGACCTCACCGTGCTCGCCAGCGACGTGGTGCAGGACGCCCGGGTGCGCGCCCCCGACCGGCAGGTGTCGCTCCGGGCGGTCGAGGGCGGGCGCGGCGACCGGTTGCCGGTCGTCGTCGGCGAGGACGGCGGCCTGCGGCAGGTGCTGACCAACCTCGTGGCCAACGCCCTGACCCACACCCCGGCGGGCACGCCCGTCGAGGTGGCCGTCGGCACGCTCGACGACCAGGTGGTCGTCGAGGTGCGCGACCACGGTCCCGGGCTCGACCCCGAGGCCGCCGAGCGGGTCTTCGAACGTTTCTACCGGGCCGACCGTTCGCGCAGCCGCCAGTCGGGCGGCACCGGCCTCGGGCTGCCGATCGCCGCGGCGATCGTCGCGCGCCACGGTGGCACCGTGCGGCACGTGCCGACGCCCGGGGGCGGCGCCACCTTCCAGGTGCGGCTCCCGGCCGCGCCCCCTCGGACCGAGACCGAGCCAGAGGTCGACGACGCCGAGGACGCCGAGGACGCCGAGGAGCAGGGCACCGACCGCCGCTGA